A region of Salmo salar chromosome ssa17, Ssal_v3.1, whole genome shotgun sequence DNA encodes the following proteins:
- the kynu gene encoding kynureninase encodes MDPFDAISPRKVLERVSTLLGCSQTSNEVATYLDNHDELKHLREQFLLPKVAELPPSDLTLVDGTKECIYFVGNSLGLQPKMAKKYIDEELDKWAKMGVHGHLQGSRPWAWAENNIEELMANVVGAKAEEVALMNGLTVNLHILLLSFYKPTAKRHKILLEDKAFPSDHYAVESQIQLKGYDPKESMLLMKPRPGEEVLRTEDILDTIEKEGDSIAVVLFSGVQYYTGQLFDMAAITKAGQKKGCYVGFDCAHAVGNAELKLHDWGVDFACWCSYKYVNSGAGGLAGAFIHEKNAHTVKPALTGWWGHNLKTRFRMDNEMDLLPGISGFRLSNQPVLLVCPLQASLEVFAMTSMAALRKKSRLLTGYLECLIQHYYNKDKAQPHKPYVHIITPSHPEERGCQLSLSFSVPIAAVFQELEKRGVACDMREPNVLRIAPVPLYNSFSDVHRFITVLGSALAASKELLQ; translated from the exons ATGGACCCATTTGACGCCATCTCTCCGCGCAAGGTTCTGGAGCGTGTCTCTACTCTGCTGGGATGCAGCCAGACATCGAATGAAGTAGCCACATATCTGGACAATCACGACGAACTAAAGCATCTGcgtgaacagtttctattacccaAAGTTGCAGAACTCCCTCCTT CTGACCTTACACTTGTGGATGGCACCAAGGAATGCATTTACTTTGTGGGGAACTCACTTGGCCTCCAGCCCAAAATGGCCAAGAAGTACATTGATGAGGAGTTGGATAAATGGGCTAAAAT GGGGGTTCATGGCCATTTGCAAGGCTCTCGACCTTGGGCCTGGGCGGAGAACAATATAGAGGAACTCATGGCAAATGTGGTTG GGGCTAAAGCTGAGGAGGTTGCCTTGATGAACGGGTTAACGGTTAATCTGCATATTCTGCTG CTGTCTTTTTACAAACCTACAGCAAAACGTCACAAAATCCTTCTTGAGGACAAGGCTTTCCCCTCAGACCAT TATGCTGTGGAATCTCAGATCCAGTTGAAAGGATATGACCCTAAGGAGAGCATGCTGCTGATGAAGCCCAGACCG GGCGAGGAGGTGCTGAGAACAGAGGACATTCTGGACACGATAGAAAAGGAGGGAGATTCCATTGCTGTGGTTCTGTTCAGTGGAGTGCAGTACTACACCGGACAGCTCTTTGATATGGCCGCCATCACTAAAGCAGGGCAGAAGAAG GGCTGCTACGTTGGATTCGACTGTGCACACGCAGTGGGCAATGCAGAGCTGAAGCTGCATGACTGGGGAGTGGACTTTGCCTGCTGGTGCTCCTACAAG TATGTGAATTCTGGAGCTGGTGGACTGGCTGGAGCCTTTATCCATGAGAAGAATGCACATACAGTCAAGCCTGC GCTCACGGGATGGTGGGGACATAACTTGAAAACAAGGTTCCGCATGGATAATG AAATGGATCTGCTACCTGGTATAAGTGGCTTTCGGCTATCAAACCAACCCGTCCTGCTGGTGTGTCCACTGCAAGCTAGTTTAGAG GTCTTTGCTATGACCAGTATGGCAGCTCTGAGGAAGAAGTCCAGACTTCTGACGGGTTACTTGGAGTGTCTGATCCAGCACTACTACAACAAGGACAAGGCCCAGCCTCACAAGCCCTACGTCCATATCATCACTCCTTCCCACCCTGAGGAACGAGGCTGccaactctccctctctttctcggtCCCCATCGCAGCCGTGTTCCAGGAGCTGGAGAAGAGGGGCGTCGCT TGTGACATGAGGGAACCCAACGTTCTGCGCATCGCTCCGGTGCCGCTCTACAACTCCTTTAGTGACGTACACCGCTTCATCACTGTCCTAGGATCAGCTCTGGCTGCCAGCAAAGAACTACTACAATGA